The following coding sequences are from one Shewanella eurypsychrophilus window:
- a CDS encoding DUF494 family protein, which translates to MFDILMYLFENYVHSEVEFLVDEDELTQELTRAGFHQAEITKAISWLEHLAELQEGDTPYLCDHAQHSFRIYTQNEMDKLDVECRGFLLFLEQIKVLSVETREMVIDRVMELDEPVLILEDLKWVVLMVLFNAPGNESAYEQMEDLIFEQPDGRLHS; encoded by the coding sequence ATGTTTGATATCCTCATGTATCTATTTGAAAACTATGTTCACAGTGAAGTAGAGTTCTTAGTGGATGAAGATGAGCTCACACAAGAGCTTACCCGTGCCGGGTTTCATCAGGCCGAGATCACTAAAGCCATTTCATGGCTTGAGCATTTAGCAGAGTTACAGGAGGGCGATACGCCTTACCTGTGTGATCATGCACAACATTCATTTAGAATTTATACTCAGAATGAAATGGATAAGCTAGATGTAGAGTGCCGAGGATTTCTTCTTTTTCTTGAACAGATCAAGGTATTAAGTGTTGAAACTCGTGAGATGGTCATAGATCGAGTCATGGAGCTTGATGAGCCAGTATTGATCCTTGAAGATTTAAAGTGGGTTGTTTTAATGGTGTTATTTAATGCACCTGGCAATGAGTCTGCTTATGAACAGATGGAAGATCTTATCTTTGAGCAGCCTGATGGTCGATTGCACTCATAA
- the fmt gene encoding methionyl-tRNA formyltransferase, translating to MKPLNVIFAGTPDFAARHLQALLDSEHNVIGVYSQPDRPAGRGKKLQASPVKILALEHDIPVYQPKSLRDEAAQQELASLNADIMVVVAYGLILPQIVLDTPKMGCINVHGSILPRWRGAAPIQRALWAGDKETGITIMQMDLGLDTGDMLLKTQLTIEDDDTSASLYEKLALQGPNALIQALAGLASSELKAEKQDESLANYAKKLSKEEAELDWSKSAEQLWREIRAFNPWPISHFTHQDASIKIREAKVSGTSSDAPAGTIISAGKDGIEIATGEGVLSLLNMQLPGKKPLSVGDILNSRGEWFTPGTLLPSKAVNANETN from the coding sequence TTGAAACCATTAAACGTCATTTTTGCCGGTACTCCGGACTTCGCCGCTCGCCATCTACAGGCTCTATTAGACTCAGAACATAATGTGATTGGTGTCTACTCTCAGCCAGATCGCCCCGCAGGACGTGGCAAGAAACTACAAGCAAGCCCGGTAAAAATCTTGGCTCTCGAGCATGACATTCCCGTTTATCAGCCAAAGTCACTACGTGATGAAGCCGCTCAGCAGGAACTTGCCTCTTTGAATGCGGATATCATGGTCGTCGTTGCCTACGGTTTAATCTTACCTCAAATCGTTTTAGACACACCTAAGATGGGCTGCATTAACGTACATGGTTCAATTTTGCCACGCTGGCGAGGCGCTGCGCCGATCCAAAGAGCACTTTGGGCTGGCGACAAGGAGACTGGCATAACCATCATGCAGATGGATCTCGGTCTTGATACAGGTGATATGTTACTCAAGACTCAGCTTACTATCGAAGATGATGATACTTCAGCTAGCCTCTATGAAAAGCTTGCATTACAAGGGCCTAATGCACTCATTCAAGCATTAGCAGGCCTAGCAAGTAGTGAGCTTAAGGCCGAGAAGCAAGATGAATCTCTGGCAAACTACGCGAAAAAACTCAGTAAAGAAGAAGCTGAATTAGATTGGAGTAAATCTGCAGAGCAACTTTGGCGTGAAATACGCGCCTTTAACCCATGGCCAATCAGTCACTTCACTCATCAAGATGCCAGCATCAAGATAAGAGAAGCAAAAGTTAGCGGAACAAGCAGCGATGCACCGGCTGGAACAATTATCTCAGCAGGTAAAGATGGCATTGAAATCGCGACAGGCGAAGGCGTACTCTCCTTGTTAAATATGCAATTACCAGGTAAAAAGCCATTGAGTGTCGGCGATATCCTTAACTCTCGCGGTGAATGGTTTACACCGGGCACCCTCTTACCCAGCAAAGCAGTAAATGCTAACGAGACTAACTAA
- a CDS encoding LysM peptidoglycan-binding domain-containing protein, with protein sequence MDTPMKRLILLGLIILNCSFVFADTLTLKSGHPDSYVVEKGDTLWDISAHFLKDPWRWPKLWGANPQVANPHLIYPGDRLTLVFIDGEPRLVVKPHVRKSPEGRIMPKGGAIPAVDLSLIHPYLIQNRVVDVEWFDEQPMVLGGESESKFHVVGDVIYIQAELILGDKFGIYERGREFISKDEGEHLGVEAILTASGRVIESGTISKVKLLSNFRETVAGTRILPIEDDSLMSAYFMPRAAELASPASVLASEKHLREMGKLDVVYIDKGSNDGVETGHVFSIYRDGVDMVINGSGQPVLPNERSTYESALSSVSSDNSIKMPDIYRGKLMVFKVFDKTSLGLIMINEKPVRVEDKLMTPDELLVSE encoded by the coding sequence ATGGATACCCCGATGAAACGATTAATTTTACTCGGTTTAATTATATTAAATTGCTCTTTTGTATTCGCCGATACCTTGACGCTGAAGTCAGGGCATCCCGATTCTTATGTCGTAGAGAAGGGAGATACCCTTTGGGATATCTCTGCACACTTTCTCAAAGATCCCTGGCGTTGGCCTAAACTATGGGGAGCCAATCCTCAAGTAGCCAATCCGCATCTTATCTATCCTGGTGACAGGCTGACCTTGGTGTTTATCGATGGTGAACCTAGGCTTGTGGTAAAACCGCATGTTCGTAAGTCACCAGAGGGGAGAATTATGCCTAAAGGAGGCGCAATCCCAGCGGTAGATTTATCCTTAATTCATCCCTATTTGATTCAGAACCGAGTGGTTGATGTGGAATGGTTTGATGAACAGCCTATGGTGTTAGGTGGTGAAAGTGAGTCTAAATTCCATGTGGTTGGCGATGTTATCTATATTCAAGCCGAGCTTATACTAGGTGACAAATTTGGTATTTATGAAAGAGGTCGTGAATTTATTAGTAAGGATGAGGGTGAACATCTCGGTGTCGAAGCTATTTTAACAGCCAGTGGACGCGTTATCGAGTCAGGTACCATTTCTAAAGTGAAACTGCTGAGTAATTTTCGTGAAACGGTCGCTGGAACACGTATTTTACCGATAGAGGACGATTCTTTGATGTCTGCTTATTTCATGCCTAGGGCGGCAGAGCTTGCTTCGCCTGCATCGGTTTTAGCATCGGAGAAGCACTTACGTGAGATGGGCAAGTTGGATGTTGTTTATATAGATAAAGGCAGTAATGACGGCGTAGAAACCGGCCATGTGTTTTCTATCTATAGAGATGGTGTCGATATGGTTATTAATGGCAGCGGCCAACCCGTGTTACCGAATGAACGTAGTACCTATGAAAGTGCACTGTCGAGTGTTTCGTCAGACAATTCGATCAAAATGCCTGATATTTACCGTGGAAAGCTGATGGTATTTAAAGTCTTTGATAAAACTAGTTTAGGTTTAATTATGATCAACGAGAAGCCTGTTAGGGTCGAAGATAAGCTAATGACTCCAGATGAACTCTTGGTTAGTGAATAA
- the trkA gene encoding Trk system potassium transporter TrkA gives MKIIILGAGQVGGTLAENLVGENNDITVVDNDKSRLRSLQDKYDLRVVLGHGAHPDVLKEAGAEDADMLIAVTNSDECNMAACQIAYSLFGTPTKIARIRSEQYLGLKDKLFINSETKQSDNRPRGGFIIDELIAPEQLVTSYIRRLVEYPGALQVLEFAEGRLSLVAVRAYYGGPLVGNALAALREHMPNIDTRVAAIFRQGRSIMPRGTTIIEADDEVFFLADSRHVRAVMSEMQKLDNSYRNIMIAGGGNIGMGLAKQLQRNHSVKLIEHKQDRAEILSERLENTTVFCGDASDQELLLEEHIDQTDVFIAVTNDDEANIMAALLAKRMGAKKVMVLIQREAYVDIVQEANIDIAISPQQATISALLTHIRQGDICNVYSLRRGAAEAIEAIAHGDSKTSKVVGKKIGNIKLPPGTTIGAIVRDEEVLMAHDKTVIEQGDHVILFLVNKKFIGEVEKLFQPSAFFF, from the coding sequence ATGAAGATTATCATTTTGGGTGCTGGCCAGGTGGGTGGCACACTGGCTGAAAACTTAGTCGGTGAAAACAACGACATCACCGTCGTCGATAACGATAAATCACGATTACGCTCATTGCAGGATAAATATGATCTGCGCGTCGTTCTTGGTCATGGTGCCCATCCTGATGTACTCAAAGAAGCTGGCGCTGAAGATGCCGATATGCTCATTGCCGTCACCAATAGTGATGAGTGTAATATGGCTGCTTGTCAGATCGCCTACTCCTTGTTTGGCACACCAACCAAAATTGCTCGGATCCGCTCCGAGCAATATTTAGGTCTGAAAGACAAGCTGTTTATCAACAGTGAAACTAAACAGAGTGATAATCGTCCCCGTGGCGGTTTCATCATCGATGAGCTTATTGCACCTGAACAACTTGTCACCTCCTACATTCGACGCTTGGTAGAATACCCTGGAGCATTACAGGTACTGGAGTTTGCCGAAGGTCGATTAAGTCTAGTTGCTGTTCGTGCTTATTATGGTGGCCCCTTAGTGGGGAACGCGCTTGCAGCTCTTCGTGAGCATATGCCTAATATTGATACCCGGGTAGCAGCGATTTTTCGTCAAGGACGATCCATCATGCCGCGTGGTACCACGATTATCGAAGCCGATGATGAGGTTTTCTTCTTGGCCGATAGCCGTCATGTCCGTGCAGTAATGAGTGAGATGCAAAAGCTCGATAACTCCTACCGTAATATCATGATCGCCGGTGGTGGTAATATCGGTATGGGGCTAGCTAAACAGCTACAACGCAACCACTCGGTCAAGCTTATCGAACACAAGCAAGATCGCGCCGAGATACTTTCCGAGCGACTAGAAAACACTACCGTATTTTGTGGTGACGCCTCAGATCAGGAGCTTCTGCTAGAAGAACATATCGATCAGACTGATGTATTCATTGCCGTGACTAACGACGATGAAGCCAACATCATGGCAGCCTTACTCGCTAAACGAATGGGCGCTAAGAAAGTCATGGTGTTAATTCAACGAGAAGCCTATGTCGATATTGTTCAGGAAGCCAATATAGATATCGCAATATCACCTCAGCAAGCTACAATATCTGCGTTGCTTACTCATATTCGTCAAGGTGATATCTGTAATGTTTACTCGCTACGTCGTGGCGCTGCCGAGGCCATTGAGGCCATTGCTCACGGCGACTCTAAAACCTCCAAAGTAGTAGGTAAGAAGATTGGCAATATTAAGCTGCCACCGGGTACAACTATCGGCGCCATAGTGCGGGATGAAGAAGTATTGATGGCTCATGACAAAACAGTCATAGAGCAAGGTGATCATGTCATCCTCTTCTTGGTAAACAAAAAGTTTATTGGTGAAGTAGAGAAGCTTTTCCAACCGAGTGCTTTTTTCTTCTAA
- a CDS encoding collagenase — MLRKSVLALAIALPTLVGLSACSTSPQIITDTSLLQKITQASDESLFDASSPLLTQSAFEQVAARLDTTASLSEANSLLYYLRAFSYFGPIDDLDDNSIVLLTSGLTSLTSTDVFASSARLQEQFAVTLYRYYANNEQASALVTLTTILDKQFGQLAKSASDQEHDYALWETLRAYGLLFNVARKDSDGELNKTLLELGLDKTLLDFAGSDNSIRNDKGWPKRNAYWALGLYRLALPASEDGSVTQDEAALDKAVADIAKQDISVRGDTAKDAYTLGYHVNSFAGLEECEKNSDICRIPEQSEILPIEHHCSDSLFILAQDLNEQELAISCTKLTSQESNFHTLLETSEQPTANDFNDALRVIAFKNWSQYNAYGQLLFDISTDNGGMYIEGTPSKPGNQATFFAYRQFWIEPEFAIWNLNHEYVHYLDGHFIKYGGFGHFPEKMVWWSEGLAEYISKGDDNAKTLRIVKKKLDEAPTLEEIFATEYKDGLERTYSWSYMAIRFLAENYHKDFVQLSKYLKTDYFEGYDELLADLTQHQNEFSHWLSDRAEQFDDSEDQAKPRLHKQNRYSYRDYLAPEHLKKDDAHRHY, encoded by the coding sequence ATGTTGCGCAAGTCAGTTCTGGCTCTAGCGATAGCTCTCCCTACGCTTGTAGGGCTATCGGCTTGTAGTACCTCACCTCAAATCATCACAGACACGAGTCTATTACAGAAAATTACTCAGGCATCAGATGAAAGCCTATTCGATGCCAGTAGCCCGCTGCTGACTCAAAGTGCCTTCGAGCAAGTTGCGGCTAGGTTGGACACTACAGCCAGTTTATCTGAAGCCAACAGCCTACTCTATTATTTAAGAGCCTTTAGTTACTTCGGTCCAATAGATGATTTAGATGACAACAGCATTGTATTGCTGACATCAGGATTAACCAGCTTAACTTCTACAGATGTTTTTGCTTCATCTGCTCGGCTGCAAGAACAATTTGCCGTCACCCTGTATCGCTACTACGCCAACAATGAACAAGCGAGTGCACTAGTAACATTGACCACTATTCTCGATAAACAATTTGGCCAACTAGCTAAGAGTGCCAGTGATCAAGAACATGATTACGCCCTATGGGAAACGCTTCGGGCTTACGGCTTGCTATTCAATGTCGCGAGAAAGGACAGTGATGGTGAGCTAAACAAAACACTGCTAGAGCTGGGACTCGATAAAACTTTATTGGACTTTGCAGGCTCAGATAACAGCATTCGTAATGATAAAGGCTGGCCTAAGCGTAACGCTTACTGGGCTCTGGGCCTATACCGCTTGGCGCTACCAGCCAGTGAGGATGGCAGCGTCACTCAAGATGAAGCAGCTTTGGATAAGGCCGTAGCCGATATAGCAAAGCAAGATATCAGCGTCAGAGGCGATACGGCAAAGGATGCCTATACCTTAGGCTATCACGTCAACTCATTTGCAGGATTAGAGGAGTGTGAGAAAAATAGTGATATCTGCCGTATCCCTGAGCAGAGCGAAATTCTGCCTATTGAACATCACTGTTCAGACAGCCTATTTATTCTTGCGCAAGATCTGAATGAGCAGGAGCTGGCCATCAGCTGTACTAAGCTCACTTCTCAGGAATCTAACTTCCACACTTTATTAGAAACCAGTGAACAGCCAACGGCTAACGATTTTAATGATGCTCTCAGAGTCATCGCCTTCAAGAACTGGAGCCAATATAACGCTTACGGCCAGCTGTTATTCGATATAAGCACAGACAATGGTGGCATGTATATAGAGGGAACTCCCTCTAAACCAGGTAATCAGGCAACTTTCTTCGCTTATCGTCAGTTTTGGATAGAGCCTGAATTTGCTATCTGGAATCTCAATCACGAGTACGTGCATTACCTGGACGGACACTTCATCAAGTATGGAGGCTTCGGTCACTTCCCTGAAAAAATGGTGTGGTGGTCAGAAGGTTTAGCCGAATACATCTCTAAGGGAGATGACAACGCTAAAACTTTGAGAATCGTAAAGAAGAAACTAGACGAAGCACCCACGCTGGAAGAGATCTTCGCCACCGAATATAAAGACGGTTTGGAGCGAACTTATAGCTGGAGCTATATGGCCATTCGATTCTTGGCCGAAAACTACCACAAAGACTTCGTTCAACTGAGTAAGTACCTTAAAACAGACTATTTCGAGGGCTATGATGAGTTACTTGCTGATTTGACTCAGCATCAAAATGAGTTTAGTCACTGGCTATCGGATCGAGCAGAGCAGTTTGATGATAGTGAAGACCAAGCTAAGCCTAGGCTGCACAAACAAAATCGCTACAGTTATCGTGATTACTTAGCCCCTGAACACCTCAAAAAGGATGATGCACACAGGCATTATTAA
- the def gene encoding peptide deformylase, with the protein MSLLKVLRFPDERLRTLAKPVTEFNTGLQTQIDNMFETMYEEKGIGLAATQVDFHQQLIIMDLQDEIERPKVFINLEIVASSGHFANEEGCLSVPGIYADIERAEHVTIKALDRDNNEFTLEADGLFAICLQHELDHLKGKLFVDYLSPLKRQRIKQKLEKAARLEAKQG; encoded by the coding sequence ATGAGTTTATTAAAAGTTTTACGTTTCCCCGATGAGAGATTACGCACACTAGCCAAGCCTGTTACAGAGTTTAACACTGGTCTGCAAACTCAAATCGATAATATGTTCGAAACCATGTATGAAGAGAAGGGGATCGGCCTGGCAGCAACCCAAGTCGATTTCCACCAGCAACTTATAATTATGGATCTTCAAGATGAAATAGAAAGGCCAAAAGTCTTCATTAATTTGGAAATAGTTGCCAGTAGTGGTCACTTTGCCAATGAGGAAGGTTGCCTTTCTGTGCCTGGGATCTATGCCGATATTGAGCGTGCTGAACATGTCACCATCAAGGCATTAGATCGTGATAACAACGAGTTCACTCTCGAAGCCGATGGCCTATTCGCTATCTGTTTACAGCACGAGCTAGATCATCTTAAAGGTAAGTTGTTTGTCGATTACCTGTCGCCCTTAAAGCGTCAGCGCATCAAGCAAAAGCTAGAAAAAGCCGCACGACTAGAAGCAAAACAGGGATAA
- the dprA gene encoding DNA-processing protein DprA, protein MDVEELRQMLEHEQDALPLPESLLKCKLTPNFTRVESALAWQEAAENHFILTLDDPDYPYLLKQISDPPSVIFVKGDINALKFPCIGVVGSRAASRTGLQISYQLAAELSTFGFTVVSGMAVGIDGAAHQGCIDKNSRTLAVLGTGVDIVYPRRHRKIYEDIQSHGVIMSEFWPGTKPYAGNFPKRNRLISGLSVGTLVVEACRKSGSLITAKLALEQGREVFAVPGSILAGQSQGCHDLLKDGAKLVESAADIIEEVVALSQYHLEELRRRHHIGGEKASDLPFTSLLASVGYETTTLDVVVEHSGKAIDLVLEQLLELELQGWVAVVPGGYIRLKRS, encoded by the coding sequence ATGGATGTAGAAGAACTCAGGCAGATGCTAGAGCATGAGCAAGATGCGCTTCCTCTTCCTGAAAGTCTGCTTAAGTGTAAACTCACCCCCAATTTCACACGTGTCGAATCTGCCCTAGCGTGGCAAGAGGCTGCCGAAAATCATTTTATACTCACTCTAGATGATCCTGACTATCCCTATTTGTTAAAGCAGATCTCTGATCCACCCAGTGTTATTTTCGTTAAAGGGGATATTAATGCATTGAAGTTTCCTTGTATTGGAGTGGTGGGGAGTAGAGCTGCATCACGCACTGGCCTGCAAATTTCCTATCAACTGGCAGCAGAGTTATCGACATTTGGCTTTACCGTTGTCAGTGGGATGGCTGTTGGCATTGATGGGGCTGCACACCAAGGCTGTATTGATAAAAATAGCAGAACACTTGCAGTATTAGGAACGGGTGTTGATATTGTTTACCCAAGGAGACATAGAAAGATTTATGAAGATATTCAGAGTCATGGTGTCATTATGAGTGAGTTTTGGCCGGGTACTAAACCTTATGCCGGAAATTTCCCGAAACGAAACAGGCTAATTAGCGGTCTATCTGTAGGTACCTTAGTGGTAGAAGCTTGTAGGAAAAGTGGCTCCTTAATTACTGCAAAGTTGGCATTAGAGCAGGGACGGGAAGTATTTGCTGTGCCCGGAAGTATTCTGGCTGGGCAGAGTCAGGGATGCCATGATCTTCTTAAAGATGGGGCAAAGCTTGTTGAGAGTGCGGCCGATATAATAGAAGAAGTCGTAGCTTTATCTCAATATCACCTTGAAGAATTGAGAAGGCGTCACCATATAGGGGGGGAGAAGGCTTCTGATTTGCCATTTACCTCACTGTTAGCTAGTGTAGGATATGAGACTACAACATTAGATGTTGTCGTTGAGCATAGTGGAAAGGCCATAGATTTAGTATTAGAGCAATTGCTTGAACTTGAATTACAAGGTTGGGTCGCTGTAGTACCCGGTGGTTATATAAGACTAAAGAGGAGCTAG
- the rsmB gene encoding 16S rRNA (cytosine(967)-C(5))-methyltransferase RsmB, protein MNLRALAAKVAFQVLEKGISLSVALPDQQKHLESGKDKALLAELSYGVMRHLPQLDKLVGDCMSKPLKGKQRIVHQLLLVGCYQIYFTRIPSHAAISETAEACRQLRFEGLVKVVNGVLRNIQRQDKPLPTDNDTLAFNTPAWIVKRLKEAYPQSWQEVIEHSHQRPPMWLRNNKLSQTRDEYLAALADIEIGASAGKSSDAILLDSPRDVAQLPGFEQGAASVQDGAAQWAATLLAPKDGELILDACAAPGGKTCHLLEQANIELMAVDFDEKRLERVQQNLDRLSLKAKLVHGDAADIDSWWQGDKFDRILLDAPCSATGVIRRHPDIKWLRKQSDIEELASLQSKILDHCWQWLKPGGTLLYATCSILPQENEQQIRSFLERTDDVTLVPIIEQPNTESIGWQITPGTENMDGFYYARLVKG, encoded by the coding sequence ATGAATTTGCGTGCATTGGCGGCAAAAGTCGCATTTCAGGTACTTGAGAAAGGAATTTCACTTTCCGTCGCCCTACCCGATCAGCAAAAGCACCTAGAGAGTGGCAAAGATAAGGCCCTCCTTGCAGAGCTTAGCTACGGCGTGATGCGCCACCTGCCACAGCTGGATAAACTGGTCGGCGATTGCATGAGCAAGCCATTAAAAGGTAAGCAAAGAATTGTTCACCAACTGCTTCTTGTAGGCTGTTATCAAATTTACTTTACTCGAATTCCTAGCCATGCCGCGATTTCAGAAACTGCAGAAGCCTGTCGTCAATTAAGATTTGAAGGTCTAGTTAAAGTGGTCAATGGCGTTTTACGTAATATTCAACGTCAAGACAAGCCACTGCCTACCGATAACGATACCTTAGCCTTCAACACGCCAGCCTGGATAGTGAAACGTCTGAAAGAGGCCTATCCACAGAGCTGGCAAGAAGTTATCGAACATAGCCACCAACGTCCTCCGATGTGGTTGCGTAATAACAAGCTCTCTCAAACACGTGATGAATACCTAGCAGCCTTAGCCGATATAGAGATCGGTGCATCCGCAGGTAAAAGCAGCGATGCTATCTTACTCGATAGTCCACGCGATGTTGCTCAGCTCCCAGGTTTTGAACAAGGTGCTGCCTCGGTTCAAGATGGTGCAGCACAATGGGCGGCGACGCTGCTGGCTCCTAAAGATGGTGAGCTGATACTCGATGCATGTGCAGCCCCTGGCGGCAAGACCTGTCATCTACTGGAACAGGCGAATATCGAATTAATGGCCGTTGATTTTGATGAGAAACGTCTCGAGCGCGTGCAGCAAAACCTAGATAGACTATCTCTCAAAGCCAAGCTGGTTCATGGCGATGCCGCCGATATCGATTCCTGGTGGCAAGGTGATAAATTTGACCGTATATTACTCGATGCTCCCTGCTCAGCAACAGGAGTGATCCGTCGTCATCCAGATATCAAATGGCTAAGAAAACAATCAGACATTGAAGAGCTTGCTTCTCTGCAGAGTAAAATATTAGATCATTGCTGGCAGTGGCTTAAACCTGGTGGCACACTCCTATATGCAACTTGCTCAATTCTGCCTCAGGAAAACGAGCAGCAGATCCGATCATTCCTAGAAAGAACCGATGATGTCACTCTTGTCCCTATCATTGAGCAGCCAAATACTGAAAGTATCGGCTGGCAGATAACCCCAGGAACCGAGAATATGGATGGTTTCTATTACGCACGCCTAGTTAAGGGATAA
- a CDS encoding type I DNA topoisomerase, whose protein sequence is MSKIDDQLFSSHEHALKKEYELCPKCGSELSVRHSKHGGFIGCNSYPVCDYIRPLVQHESIETQVIPGSNCPECGHELAVKSGRFGIFIGCTNYPDCKHIEKHDQEEPEDQIACPSCKSGKVEHRTNRFGKSFYACSGYPKCKFLVNYPPVAEECPECGFGILVERKGAAGSRLECPKKTCKYKRPI, encoded by the coding sequence ATGTCTAAAATTGATGATCAACTGTTTAGTTCCCATGAACATGCATTAAAGAAAGAGTATGAACTCTGTCCTAAATGCGGCAGTGAGTTATCGGTTCGGCATAGTAAACATGGTGGCTTCATTGGGTGTAATAGTTATCCCGTGTGTGATTATATCCGGCCATTAGTTCAGCATGAGTCAATTGAAACTCAAGTTATCCCTGGCTCAAATTGCCCCGAATGTGGTCACGAACTAGCGGTAAAGTCTGGACGGTTTGGCATTTTTATTGGCTGTACAAATTACCCTGATTGTAAGCACATTGAAAAACATGATCAGGAAGAGCCTGAAGATCAGATTGCTTGCCCGAGTTGTAAATCCGGTAAGGTTGAGCATAGAACTAATCGGTTTGGTAAAAGTTTTTATGCATGCAGTGGTTACCCTAAATGTAAGTTCTTAGTGAACTATCCTCCTGTTGCCGAAGAGTGTCCCGAGTGTGGTTTCGGTATTCTGGTAGAGAGAAAAGGGGCCGCAGGATCACGCTTGGAATGTCCGAAGAAGACATGCAAATATAAAAGACCTATCTAA
- a CDS encoding TrkH family potassium uptake protein: MLNYRPLLFILGIFLSTLTVFMFIPLVFALIYNEETVGAFMISSLVTGTVASACMHQGRGRNLNLNIRDMFLLTSLTWLIVSFFAAMPFTLYHGINYTDAFFETMSGITTTGSTVLSGLDNMDHSILIWRSLLQWLGGIGFIVMAVAVLPFLNVGGMRLFRTESSDWSDKAIPRTQDMAKNLFYIYILLTVLCGFAYHVAGMTWFQAINHAMTTLSTGGYSTSDSSMAAFSDNAHWVGIVFMAAGGLPLLMFVNCIQQRSLWVWNDAQVKGFLLFISTVSAGLAFWLWTGHEMSPLDAIRLASFNVISVVTTTGYGLTDYTAWGALANVAFLFLMFAGSCSGSTSGGIKIFRFQIAGAIMREQLKQQFHPNGIFKERYNNRPIGDDIVRSLVTFILLFMLVIVVLSVILVMTGLDPTTSFTGAITAVTNVGPGLGDTIGPAGNFSSLPDVAKWALAIGMLLGRLEILTVAVLFHPGFWKY; encoded by the coding sequence ATGCTGAACTATCGGCCGCTGCTCTTTATTTTGGGTATTTTTCTGTCGACCCTGACAGTCTTTATGTTTATCCCCTTGGTCTTTGCACTGATCTACAATGAAGAAACCGTGGGCGCTTTCATGATCTCCTCACTAGTGACAGGTACTGTTGCGAGTGCTTGCATGCACCAAGGACGGGGCCGCAATCTCAACCTCAATATCCGCGATATGTTCCTGTTAACCAGTTTAACTTGGTTAATAGTCAGCTTTTTCGCCGCCATGCCATTTACGCTTTACCACGGTATAAACTATACCGATGCCTTCTTTGAGACAATGTCAGGGATCACCACTACAGGTTCTACGGTTTTATCTGGCTTAGATAACATGGATCACAGCATCTTGATCTGGCGTTCCTTGTTGCAGTGGTTAGGCGGAATAGGTTTCATCGTGATGGCAGTAGCCGTACTCCCCTTCCTAAACGTCGGTGGTATGCGATTATTCAGAACCGAATCCTCCGACTGGAGTGACAAGGCTATCCCCCGCACTCAAGATATGGCCAAGAATCTTTTCTACATCTATATACTACTCACAGTGTTGTGTGGCTTTGCCTACCATGTGGCTGGTATGACTTGGTTTCAGGCGATCAATCATGCCATGACCACACTTTCCACTGGCGGCTACTCCACTTCCGACAGCTCGATGGCAGCCTTCTCTGATAATGCCCATTGGGTCGGCATAGTCTTTATGGCCGCCGGCGGCTTACCTTTGCTGATGTTCGTCAACTGTATTCAGCAAAGATCGCTCTGGGTATGGAACGATGCTCAAGTTAAAGGTTTTCTGTTATTTATCTCCACAGTCTCTGCTGGACTCGCCTTCTGGCTCTGGACTGGCCATGAAATGTCCCCACTCGATGCCATTCGCCTCGCGAGTTTTAATGTCATCTCGGTTGTCACCACCACAGGTTATGGTTTAACTGACTATACCGCCTGGGGCGCACTGGCTAATGTCGCGTTTCTGTTTTTAATGTTTGCTGGCAGCTGCTCAGGCTCAACATCAGGTGGCATCAAAATTTTCCGCTTCCAGATAGCGGGTGCCATCATGCGAGAGCAACTTAAGCAGCAGTTCCATCCCAACGGAATATTTAAAGAAAGATATAATAATCGTCCTATTGGCGATGATATTGTTCGCTCTCTGGTGACCTTTATCTTGCTCTTTATGCTCGTTATCGTCGTGCTATCAGTAATACTCGTCATGACGGGGCTAGACCCAACCACAAGTTTTACCGGTGCAATCACTGCAGTGACCAACGTAGGCCCAGGGCTTGGCGATACTATTGGGCCAGCTGGAAATTTCTCTAGCTTACCCGATGTGGCTAAGTGGGCATTAGCGATTGGTATGCTACTCGGTCGCCTAGAAATACTTACAGTTGCTGTGTTGTTTCACCCCGGATTCTGGAAGTATTAG